CTTTGAGAGCTACGCCCAAAAAGAAGTCCTCACCGCCATCAGCTGCGGTGAGGACATTCCATTCACGTTGTTCCCTGTGCGGACCGTCCTGACGGACCGGGACCACGCCGCACGGGTATATCGGAAGGTGGTCAAGCTGTCGCCGGAGGCGGCGGACCTGCTGCGCCGCGGCTTTCTCACCTGCCTGCCGGACCGGGAAATGCACCTGTACCGTCTGGTGGTGAAGCTGCTGGAGGAGGGGCCCCGGTTCCTCCGGGATCTGTCCGATGAGACGCTGTATCCCATTCTGCGGGCGGTGCGCCACCTGAACGGTGAGGTCCACCAGTACAAGGGCTTCGTCCGCTTCTCCGACCTGGGGGGCGTACTGGGGGGCGAAATCGAGCCGAAAAACCGGGTCCTGCCCCTGCTGCGCCGTCACTTCTGCGACCGCTACCGGAACGAACGGTTCTTCCTCTACGACCGTACCCACCAGGAGGCCCTGTTCTACGCCGAGGGCCGCTCTGCCGTCCGGCCCCTGGAGCACTTCCAGATGGCCCCGCCGGATGAGGCGGAGGCCCGCTACCGCCTGCTGTGGAAGCGATTCTACGACACCATCGCCATCCGGGAGCGGGAAAACCCCCGCTGCCGCAT
This DNA window, taken from Dysosmobacter welbionis, encodes the following:
- a CDS encoding TIGR03915 family putative DNA repair protein, whose protein sequence is MTEMIYEYDGSFEGFLTCIFESYAQKEVLTAISCGEDIPFTLFPVRTVLTDRDHAARVYRKVVKLSPEAADLLRRGFLTCLPDREMHLYRLVVKLLEEGPRFLRDLSDETLYPILRAVRHLNGEVHQYKGFVRFSDLGGVLGGEIEPKNRVLPLLRRHFCDRYRNERFFLYDRTHQEALFYAEGRSAVRPLEHFQMAPPDEAEARYRLLWKRFYDTIAIRERENPRCRMTHMPKRYWGTMTEFQGEAHFRARGTPATVSGPGAPAGIPAPETPPGSGQSVPGSVP